In Ignavibacteria bacterium, the sequence TGTCTATTTAATCTCATTTCAGAATGACCATTTTTTTTGTGCTCACAAATTCACCTGCACGAAGTTGATAAAAATATACTCCACTCGATAATGGATAATTGAGAATTGAGAATGGATAATTATGATTCCCTGATTCTTTAATTTCATCAACGAGTGTTGCAACTTCTCTTCCCAGAATATCGAATAGCTTCAATGATACCTTGTTGGCGCTTGGAATTTGGTACTTGATATTTGTAATAGGATTAAATGGATTAGGATAATTTTGTCCCAAATAAAAATGATTTATCGTACTAGATTGCGGCTCATACACTGAGGTTATCGTACCAAAGTTATTCTTGTATTCAATTATTACATTTTGGGTGATGTTTCTTGCGACCGTTACTGAGTTTAAAAAATCGCTTCCGCGTCCAACTGTATATGCAATAATTATATCGATAGGTTTATTCACTTCTAATTTGAAAGGTCCTGTGTTTGCCTGAGCTCTTTTATCATTCCGACTGATATCAAGCCAACCGGTATTTGTTACTGGATTACCCGATAACATAAAAATTGGATTCACTGTATTACAATCTATCCCATAAACATTCCAAACTCCAATAACACAAGGATTAAGATTATTACCTGCATAATCTAATCCAAGTTGATAATTCCTCGCTTCAGTCTTTTTAGCAGGATTACCATACGTCGGATGAGATCGATAAATTACTTTGGAGGATGTCATGCACAAATTTTTATATCCAATCGATTTTGCTACTCCTCTGATCTGACCGTTCATATTATAAGAAGTGTCAGAGTTATTTCCAGTATAATAGCTTGGACCTTGCAAAAGGTTCAAGAAAATTGCCGGTGGATTTATTCCATATTCTCCATCGGAGCTGTCATTGTAAACATAAGCAGTATTTAGGAGAGTATCGCATCCACCGAGATCGTCTGTGTAATCGCCAAGATCAACATCAGACCAAACTGAAAAATAGACACTGTCTAAAATTGGACTTAGTAAGCCTGTATTCAAGAATGAGTATCTAACAAACATTACGTTTGAAAGATTCGGATCTCTGTTCGATGCGAATACAGTCTGCCGTACTTCAATTCCCTGAGGAGAAACATCGTTGTATCTACGCTTTGAAGCAGGTACACCATCATTATAAACGCACCAAGCAGTTTTATCTCCTAATAAATCCGGCATATCTTCATTTGCATCCCAAATTCCGTTACTGTTTTTATCAATAGGATTATAAATTCCGTCATTATCTCCATCATAAAAATAGGCGCCAAGTGCAACTGCATTCCGCCAATTTTGCCACGATGAGCCAAATGGAGGATCTGTTCTTGAGACGAAATACAATTTGTTTCGTGTGTCATTGGGATTCATTCCGACTTTGCCTGCTTGATAGTCTCGAATTCTATCTGCCGAAGCTACTGCATTTGCCCAAAGCTGTCCATTTGTTAATCCGGATAAATAAAATCCACCAGAGAAAATTATTCCGTGGCCATCGAATTGTTTTCCCCAGTATTGATATTGGATTGATTGTGAAACAATGACGGATTTAGCCGTTACATCTGTTGCAATTATTTCGTATGGAATGGTGATGTACACGTCTCCGATAATCCCGCTGTTATTCAAAGGTAATTTTAAGTTATTAGCATCCATCGCATCAAATTTAGATTTTAGCAATTCATAATCAATTGAAGTAGTAAAGATATGATCGTTGGCTAAACTATCTCCATGAGTTCCATCGTCATAAAGCAATGCGGAGGTGCCATCTTGAAACTTTGCAGTAACATTAGCAATTGCATCATCATCTATTGCAATCGCACGTAAAAGTATTGGATGATATTCATCAGGAAAATAAGCAGCAGCCGAATAGATAAACGGAGGTGGATTTATATCCAAGGTCTGATTGATAATCGCCAGCGCAATACAGTGTAGAGGCTGGTCGGGAAAACGTTGAAATGTTCTAAATGTAATGAATGGAGAATTTCCAAATATTACGGCACTTGCAAAATAATCGTCATGAATGTAACGTGTGAATTGCGTGCTTGTCTGCCAAGTAATGCCATTGTCAGTGCTCTTAGTGTAATAAATGTCGTACTGCTTGAAATCTGGAAGGACAGTTGGTTTTTGCATCTGGTATACTACCCATAAAGTTCCATCATTCGACTTTAAAACTCTTGGTCTTTCTTCATTAAGTGAGCTGCCTAATATTTTTGTTGCGGCAGACCAAGTATTCCCGTTATCAGTGCTAACCTTCTTATAGAAATCAAAATTACCCGATGAATTATCCTGAAAAATTCCGATGTAATTATTCGTTGTTGTCTCGATGATCGTTAGATATCTTTCAATCCAAGATTCAGCGGAAAATGTTTGGTCTGCCAGCCATGTCATTCCGTCGTCAGTACTTTTTCTATAATACACTTGTTCAGGAATTCCATAGCTCAACCAAATAGTATTATCCGAGGATTGAGCAATTGATATTTCTTGTACGCCCCTTGGATCTGGCATTGTAACGGTTGGCCAATTCCATGTTAATCCATCGTCATCAGAATAATAAATATTAATCGCAGAGTTTGTGGAATACGCGAGTAAAATTCTCCCAGTGTTTGTCCTTAATGCTGTATACGGCCAATGTGTTTTTGGCATTCTAATTACATATTTTGGTGTCTGCCAAGTATTTCCTCCATCTGTGCTTAAAGAAGTGAAAATAGAATCAAGCTTTTCAAAAGTCATTAAAATCTTAGTCGAAGAAATGACGACTGGATGAGTCTCTCTTATATTTGCATCTGAATGTTGGAATTTTGTGATTGATGAGAATTGTGAGTAAGCATTGAAATTCCCAAGAATTAGAAACAACCAGAAAAATATATTGCCAAGTATATTTTTCATTTTAGTCTCCCAAATGTTGTTGATAAGTTATCTTTTTATTTGCATTTAGTCAATAACCGACGGTTGGAACTTGCACACTGTGCTTTATTGATTTATCTTGGAGATAAAATTTTTGAGTGAAATGCACGAACTTTCAATAGCACAAGAAATAGTAAATATCGTCAATCAGCACATATCTGAAGGTGAAACTAATTCTGTCCGTTCTGTGAAAGTTGCCATTGGAAAATTGAGTAATGTGCTTACCGACTCACTCGAGTTTTGCTTTGAAGCGATTACAGCGAATACAAATCTTGACGGTACCAAACTCGAAATCCAAAGTATTCCACTTGTAGTTTTTTGTGCAGATTGTAATAAGAATTCTGAACTCGAAGATACGATTTTTGTCTGCCCAAATTGTAGCGGCTTCAACTTAAAAATTCAGAGCGGCAGAGAATTAAATGTACTTGAAATTGAACTTAATGATCCAGAGGGGAGCAAATGAGTGTAATTACTGTTGAAAGAAAAATTTTAGAGAAGAATGACGCCATAGCTGATCAGAATCGAAAACTCTTTAAAGAAAAAAACTTATTCGTTATTAATCTCGTTAGCTCCCCTGGCTCTGGCAAGACAAGTCTAGTCGAAAGAACAATCGCACTCGCTAAGGATAAAATGAAGATTTCAGTAATCGAGGGAGATTTGCAAACAAGCTTGGATGCAGAAAGGGTTGCAAAATTTGGTATCCCGGTTGTTCAAATTGTTACGCATGGCGCATGTCATCTTGAAGCCGTTTTGGTGCGTGATGCACTTGCTCAGCTTGAAGAGTTATCTGGAGAACTTCTAATCATTGAAAATGTCGGGAATCTTGTTTGTCCTTCTGGATATGACCTTGGAGAAGATCTCAAAGTTGTTGTAGTTAGCACAACAGAGGGAGACGATAAACCGCTCAAATATCCAGCAATGTTCAGAAATGCCTCTGCGCTTGTTATAAATAAAATTGACCTTGTTCCTTACTTAAATTGTTCGCTTGATGAACTAAAGAAAAATGCTTTATCTATCAATCCTAATCTAATAGTCTTTGAAACATCGTGTACGACCGATAAGGGCATTGAAAATTGGATTACTTGGCTCAAATCGAATCTAATTCGTAAATGACTTTACTCGCCAAGATTATCATCCGCGGTGCTGTGCAGGGAGTTGGATTCAGACCATTCATTTACCGCCTTGCTTCTGAATTGAAGCTTACTGGTTTTGTAAATAATTCTCCGCTCGGGGTTTTCATCGAAGCTGAAGGTACGAAATCTAAACTCGATGAATTTATTCTTAGAATTGAAAAAGAGAAACCTCCAATCTCTGTAATCACAAGCTTAGAATTTTCTTTTCTTGATCCGAGGGGTTATGACAAATTTGAAATTGTAAAAAGTGAATCAAGCGGATTGAAAACAACAATTATACTTCCGGATATTGCTGTTTGCCAGGATTGTTTAGCTGAAATGTTTGATCCTAATGACAGACGATTTCGATATCCATTCATCAATTGTACTAACTGCGGACCAAGATTTTCAATTATTGAATCAATCCCTTATGACCGGCCAAATACTTCAATGAAAGTATTTGAAATGTGTGAAGAATGCAGGGGAGAATATGAAAATCCTTTAGATAGAAGATTCCATGCTCAGCCGATTGCATGTACTAAATGCGGACCGCATATCGAACTATGGAGTGATTCAGGTGAAACTATTTGCAGTGATGAAGAATCAATTATGATCACTATTGAAAAAATTGTAGCAGGTAAAATAATTGCATTAAAAGGATTGAGTGGATTTCATTTGATCGTTGATGCCCGAAATGATGAGGCAGTAAAAAGATTGCGCGAAAAAAAACACCGCGAAGAAAAACCTTTTGCCCTTATGTTCAAAGATTTGGATTCAATCGAAAAGTACTGCGAGGTCTCCGCGTTAGAAAAGAGATTATTATGCTCGGCAGAAGCACCCATCGTTCTACTCAAAAAAAATCAGAGTGTCAGGTTCCAAAACCGGAATACTGATCCTTCCCTTAATTCCGCACTCCGGATTCCACATTCTGCACTTTCAAACGATATTGCACCCAACAATCCATATCTTGGTGCAATGCTTCCCTATACTCCGCTTCATCATTTATTAATGTGTGAATTAAATTTTCCAATTGTTGCAACAAGCGGAAATCTATCTGAAGAACCGATGTGCACTGATGAACTTGAAGCACTTACTCGATTAAGAGGAATCGCAGATTATTTTCTTCTACATAATCGTCCTATTGTTAGGCACACCGATGATTCAATTGTCCGTATTATTGATGGACGGGAAATGGTTCTTAGACGCGCTAGAGGATATGCCCCGCTTCCAATACAGGTTAATAGCTCGGATGCCAAGGATGTTTTAGCAGTCGGCGGTCACTTGAAAAATTCTGTGGCTTTGAAAGTCGGAAATAATGTTTTCGTCAGTCAGCATATTGGTGATTTATCAACGAATGAATCCTATAGCACTTTTCAAAAAGTCGTACAAGATTTTCAGAATTTGTATGAAAGTAAAGTTTCAAAATTAGTATGCGATCTTCATCCGGAATATCTATCTACCAAATTTGCAAAGGAGCAAAATATTAAAATCGAAGAAGTTCAACATCATTTTGCACATATTGCCTCTTGCAGAGCTGAAAATCTGATCGAAGGAAAAGCACTCGGAGTTTCTTGGGATGGGACAGGTTTTGGTTTTGATAATACTATTTGGGGGGGAGAATTCTATAGCACTGATGATAGTTCTTATAAGCACATCGGACAGTTTAGAAAATTTCGATTGCCGGGAGGAGAGACTGCTATTAAAGAACCAAGACGGAGTGCACTCGGACTTCTCTATGAAATTTATAAAGATGAAATTTTTTCAGGGTCAAATGAATTTCTCAATTCTGGATTCACAAAAGTGGAATTAAAAATATTAAGAGAGATGCTCGGAAAAAATTTCAATTGCCCACAGACATCGAGTGCAGGCAGACTGTTCGATGCAGTTTCCTCTTTAGTCGGAATCGCCCATCGCTCGCATTACGAAGGGCAAGCAGCTATGATGCTGGAGTTTAATGCAGACCCAAGTATCATCGATACATATCCAATCGAATTGAAAGAAGAAAAGATTTTTATTTTCGATTGGCGTGTTTTAATCGAAGCAATTTTAAATGACCTCAATAAGGAAATTGTGAGCGAAATTATTTCAGCTAAGTTTCATAATTCCTTAGCGGAATTAATAGTCCAGTTTGCAAAACAGATCGGCGAAGAAAAGATTGTTTTGAGCGGTGGTTGTTTTCAAAATGCTTTTTTACTTGAAAGAACTATAAAAAAATTGCGTGAAAATAATTTTAAAGTTTATTGGCACCAGCGTATTCCACCAAATGACGGGGGAATATCACTTGGACAAATCGCCGCTTTGAATTATACTAGAATTTATTGAGCGATTTGATATGCTTTTAAGTGATAAAAATTCTATATTTCAATCAATTAATGTTAACCAAAGTTTTTAATAAGATTCTTGTGGAGAAAATGTAATGTGCTTAGCAGTCCCAGGTAAGATAGAAATAATTCATGACGGCGATGAACAGCTCCGAATGGCTAAAGTAAACTTCGGAGGAGTGAAAAAAGATATTTCACTTGCATGGGTCCCTGAAGCCAAAGTAGGAGATTATGTTCTTGTTCATGTTGGATTTGCATTGAATGTTATTGATGAAAATGAGGCACAGGAAACTTTGAAAATTTTGCAAGAAATGAACGAATTGGAAGACTTGAATGCACAGGATGACATTGAAAAATTTAATAATCAAAAAAAATAAAGATTTCGAAAAGTTTTATAAAACTATTCAAAATCAACAGATTTACTAGTGATTCAAATTTTTTCATTAAATAATTCTTTATTAAAATTCTACATTCTCAATCCGTTGGCTAACGGATCAATTCTCAATTCCTAAATGAAGTACATCGACGAATATCGTAATTCACATTCAGCAAAAGTTCTGACGCAGAAGATTAAATCTTCAATAACAAAACCATGGAACATAATGGAAATTTGTGGCGGGCAAACTCATACCATCCTGAAATACAGCATTGATGAATTGCTGCCTAGTGAAATCAATTTAATTCATGGGCCTGGTTGCCCAGTTTGCGTCACACCTCTTGAAATAATCGATAAAGCAATAGCCATTGCATCTGAAAAAAATGTGATCTTTACTTCATTCGGTGATATGTTAAGAGTGCCAGGTTCAAGACTTGATTTATTGTCAGTGAAAGCGAACGGCGGCGATGTCCGAATGGTCTACTCACCGATGGATGCATTGAAAATTGCTGAGCAAAATCCGAATAAAAAAGTTGTATTTTTTTCTGTTGGTTTTGAAACTACTTCACCAGCAAATGCTATGTCCGTTATTGAGGCACATAAACGAGGATTGGAGAATTATTCAATTTTATGTTCGCATGTTTTAGTCCCGCCTGCGATAGATGCACTTCTTTCAAGTTCCAATACTTCTATTCAGGGATTTCTAGCAGCTGGTCACGTTTGTACGGTTATGGGATATAAAGAATATATTCCCATAGCTGAAAAATATAAAGTGCCGATTGTTGTGACAGGCTTCGAACCGATAGATATTTTACAGGGAGTCCTCGGCTGTGTCGTGCAACTTGAAGATGAAAAATGTGAAGTAGTTAATCAGTACAGTCGCGTTGTAAGAATAGATGGGAACATCGAAGCAAAGAAAGTTATCTTTGAAGTGTTTGAAATAACCGACAGGAAGTGGCGCGGGATTGGAATAATACCACAAAGCGGATATAAAATAAAAAATAAATATGCAGATTATGATGCTGAGAAAATTTTCGATGTCGCAGGAATAGAAGTTAGCGAATCACCGCTTTGTATTGCCGGAAATATTCTTCAAGGAGTAAAAAAGCCGTTTGAGTGTTCAGCATTCGGAAAAGAATGTACACCTGAACATCCGCTTGGCGCACCAATGGTTTCAACTGAAGGTGCATGTGCAGCCTATTTTCATTATAAAAAGAGCACCAATTAGTAAATCGTTAATCATGAATAGTCAAAAGTTAATGGTGAACAAGAAGAACAATTTTTCAATTTGCAATTTTCATTTTACATTATTTGTGAGTTGTAATGGATTTTAACCTTTCCTGTCCAATACCAAAATCGGAATATGACAAAGTTCTTCTTGCTCATGGCGGCGGCGGGACACTTTCCCATCATTTACTGCAGAAGATCTTCTTCTCGCAGTTTAACAATGAACTTCTCGATGTTCAGCATGACGGAGCGATGTTTACAATTGGTGGAAATAGATTTGCGTTCACAACAGATTCGTATGTTGTCAATCCGATTTTTTTCCCTGGCGGAAATATAGGCGATCTCGCTGTAAATGGAACCGTTAATGATCTTTCAGTATGCGGAGCAAAACCTCTATTCATTTCTGCCGGATTCATTATAGAAGAAGGATTTGAGATTGAGCAGCTATGGAGAGTAGTATTGTCAATGAATGAGGCAGCGAAAAGAGCTGGCGTTAAAATAGTTACAGGCGATACAAAAGTAGTTGATAAAGGAAAGGGAGATAAAGTTTTCATCAGTACTTCTGGTGTTGGATTGATTGAGAACGGGATAGACATTTTCCCAAAGAATTGTCGAGTTGGTGATGTAATTTTATTGAACGGGAAAATAGCAGATCATGGTATTGCGATTATGTCAGCACGCCAAGGACTTGAATTCGAAACGGAAGTTGTTAGTGATTCAGCTCCAATGAATGGTTTAGTCGATTCAATCTTAAAAGTAACAAAAAATGTTCACGTCATGCGGGATCCAACACGTGGAGGCATTGCTAGCGCATTGAATGAGATTGCCTCAGCGGCTAATGTTGGAATTGAAATTTATGAAGATAAAATCCCTTTATCCGAACAAGTCAAGGGAGCTTGTGAAATATTGGGATTTGATCCACTCTACATTGCAAATGAAGGTAAAGTCCTTATTTTTGTCCCTGAATCGGAATCGAAAAAAGTTTTAGAGATAATGAGACAACATGAGTATGGAAGAGAATCGCAAATCATAGGAAGAGTAACACAGGAAAATCCCAAAACAGTTTTAATGAAAACTTTAATCGGTAGTAAACGCATTGTTGATATGATTTCTGGAGAACAGCTGCCAAGAATTTGCTGAAGGTAACTTTTTATGAAACAAGTCCAATCAATAACGCTCCTGACTCAAAATCAAAAGGTCAAAGATATACTGCATAAGATTCAGCAAGTCGTTGATTCAGACAGTTCAATTCTTTTGATCGGAGAGACTGGAGTGGGTAAAGAGCTGTTCGCAGAATATATTCATAGAACAAGTTCGAGAGGAAACAATCCATTCGTAAAAGTAGGATTGAATGCAATACCTTCGGAACTTCTTGAAAGTGAATTATTCGGTCATGAAAGAGGTGCATTCACGAGTGCAAGTTATGAGAAAAAAGGTCTATTCGAACTTGCAAACGGAGGGAGCATATTTTTGGATGATATCGATGACTTCCCATTACACTTGCAAACAAAATTGCTGCGAGTTCTGGAGTCTCGTGAAATTATGAGAATTGGCGGAGTAGATACAATTCCAATTGATGTTCGGTTGATAACAGCTTCTAAAATTGATTTAAAAGATCATGTCAATGCAGGTAATTTTCGTGCAGATCTTTTTTACAGGATAAATGTTGTTCCGATCTATATTCCACCGTTGAGAGAACGCCCAGAAGACATTCCGCTTATATTTAATCATTATTTAAAACATTATGCACCGTACAAGGAGTTGACTTTATCAAATGAAGCACTCAAACATTTGATACATTACAACTGGCCTGGAAACATAAGAGAATTACGCAATACCGCCCAAAGACTTTCGCTCTTTTCACTCGGTGAGATTAAAGAAAATGATCTTCCTCCTGAAATCCGTGAATCAAATCCTGTCCAATTGTTGATCAAAGCATGCAACCACTGTTTCAGTAGTGATGGAATGACTTTTCAAGAAATTGTTGCTTGTCTTGAACACAATTTAATTTCCGAAGCATTGAAACAAAATGATCATAATCAATCTGCTGCTGCAAGAAAGCTTGGTTTGAGTTTATCGACATTAAGAGATAAAATTAAAAAATATAGTTTGTCATAATTCCTTCGTAAGTCAAATTCTCACAGCTCAGTACCTTTTCTCCTAAAATTTGCTCTTATTCTGCTCGCATATCTGATTTTATACACGGATTTCCGCAGACTATCATACGACAATCCGCAATAATCCAATTTCCTGCGGCTATTTATTCCATAAAAACAAATATTTTGCAATCGGCATTATTGTTGAATTACTTATGAAATTGAAAAGATGAGTGATTCAATTTCTAAATATCAAGCAATATTGCATGGCGAGATTATTGAAACATTCGAAAATCAGGGAAAACAATTCGCCAAAATCTCAATCGCCCCTACTTTTTTGGATATCCCAATTGGAACTCTGAACGAAGCCCACCTCGTAGAAAAACTGAAGTTAGAAGTAAATTTTTTAATTGAGGATATAGAGAATGATCCATTTTGGGAATCATAAGAATTTGAAACAACTAAACACAATTATTGAAAAATGCTTTTTTATATCATTAATCTGAAATTCTTTAATCATTAATATGGAGGAAATAATGAGTGATAAGCCCGTAACTTACTGGCAACAAATGCAGGCAAACGGCTATAGCAGAAGAGACTTTCTAAAATTCTGTGCATGGATGTCTGCCTTCATTGGAATCGAGGCGAGCGGAGTAGGGAAAGTTGTGAAAGCGATGGAAACAAAGCCTAGAATACCTGTCGTATGGTTTCATTTTCAAGAATGTACTTGCTGCAGCGAGTCATTTATCAGAACTGCACATCCAATTGTATCCGATATAGTTCTTGATAAAATTTCACTCGACTACACTGAAACACTTCAGGCAGCAGCTGGGCATCAAGCTGAAGAAGCCCTGCACAACACAATGAAGAAATACAAAGGTGAATATCTGATGCTCGTGGAAGGTTCCGTCCCGGTTTATGATGATGGAATCTATTGCTGCATAGGCGGACGATCTGCTATAGATATCATTGAGGAAGCAGCCGCAGGTGCGAAAGCGGTCGTCGCTTGGGGAAGCTGTGCATCGAACGGATGTATTCAAGCTGCAAGCCCAAATCCAACTGGAGCTAAACCTGTATCGAGTGTTATAAATGGTAAACCAATAATTAATGTTCCTGGCTGTCCACCAATTGGTGAAGTAATGGCTGGTACAATCGTTCACTTGTTAACTTTCGATAGAATTCCACAATTAGATGGCTTGGGAAGACCGAAAGCATTTTATTCGCGCAGAGTGCATGATACTTGTTACCGCCGGCCAAATTATGATGCTGGGCTTTTTGTTGATACGTTCGATGATGAAAATGCAAAACGCGGTTACTGTTTATATAAAATGGGCTGCCGCGGACCAGTAACTTATAATGCGTGTGGTATAACTCGTTGGAACGAAGGGGTAAGTTTTCCAATTCAATCTGGACATGGATGCATTGGATGCAGCGAAGCAAATTTCTGGGATAATGGTCCATTCTATAATCATTTGCCTTCATTCCCTGGATTTGGAATTGAAACGACCGCGGATAAAATCGGTGTTGCGGTTGGTGCTGTCACCGCAGCCGGTATTGCAGCTCATGCTGTTTCAACTAATATTAGAAAAAGAAAATTAATTCGAGAGGGAATAAATAATAATATGGTTGCTGAGGAAAAAGGA encodes:
- a CDS encoding T9SS type A sorting domain-containing protein; this translates as MKNILGNIFFWLFLILGNFNAYSQFSSITKFQHSDANIRETHPVVISSTKILMTFEKLDSIFTSLSTDGGNTWQTPKYVIRMPKTHWPYTALRTNTGRILLAYSTNSAINIYYSDDDGLTWNWPTVTMPDPRGVQEISIAQSSDNTIWLSYGIPEQVYYRKSTDDGMTWLADQTFSAESWIERYLTIIETTTNNYIGIFQDNSSGNFDFYKKVSTDNGNTWSAATKILGSSLNEERPRVLKSNDGTLWVVYQMQKPTVLPDFKQYDIYYTKSTDNGITWQTSTQFTRYIHDDYFASAVIFGNSPFITFRTFQRFPDQPLHCIALAIINQTLDINPPPFIYSAAAYFPDEYHPILLRAIAIDDDAIANVTAKFQDGTSALLYDDGTHGDSLANDHIFTTSIDYELLKSKFDAMDANNLKLPLNNSGIIGDVYITIPYEIIATDVTAKSVIVSQSIQYQYWGKQFDGHGIIFSGGFYLSGLTNGQLWANAVASADRIRDYQAGKVGMNPNDTRNKLYFVSRTDPPFGSSWQNWRNAVALGAYFYDGDNDGIYNPIDKNSNGIWDANEDMPDLLGDKTAWCVYNDGVPASKRRYNDVSPQGIEVRQTVFASNRDPNLSNVMFVRYSFLNTGLLSPILDSVYFSVWSDVDLGDYTDDLGGCDTLLNTAYVYNDSSDGEYGINPPAIFLNLLQGPSYYTGNNSDTSYNMNGQIRGVAKSIGYKNLCMTSSKVIYRSHPTYGNPAKKTEARNYQLGLDYAGNNLNPCVIGVWNVYGIDCNTVNPIFMLSGNPVTNTGWLDISRNDKRAQANTGPFKLEVNKPIDIIIAYTVGRGSDFLNSVTVARNITQNVIIEYKNNFGTITSVYEPQSSTINHFYLGQNYPNPFNPITNIKYQIPSANKVSLKLFDILGREVATLVDEIKESGNHNYPFSILNYPLSSGVYFYQLRAGEFVSTKKMVILK
- the hypA gene encoding hydrogenase maturation nickel metallochaperone HypA, with protein sequence MHELSIAQEIVNIVNQHISEGETNSVRSVKVAIGKLSNVLTDSLEFCFEAITANTNLDGTKLEIQSIPLVVFCADCNKNSELEDTIFVCPNCSGFNLKIQSGRELNVLEIELNDPEGSK
- the hypB gene encoding hydrogenase nickel incorporation protein HypB; the encoded protein is MSVITVERKILEKNDAIADQNRKLFKEKNLFVINLVSSPGSGKTSLVERTIALAKDKMKISVIEGDLQTSLDAERVAKFGIPVVQIVTHGACHLEAVLVRDALAQLEELSGELLIIENVGNLVCPSGYDLGEDLKVVVVSTTEGDDKPLKYPAMFRNASALVINKIDLVPYLNCSLDELKKNALSINPNLIVFETSCTTDKGIENWITWLKSNLIRK
- the hypF gene encoding carbamoyltransferase HypF gives rise to the protein MTLLAKIIIRGAVQGVGFRPFIYRLASELKLTGFVNNSPLGVFIEAEGTKSKLDEFILRIEKEKPPISVITSLEFSFLDPRGYDKFEIVKSESSGLKTTIILPDIAVCQDCLAEMFDPNDRRFRYPFINCTNCGPRFSIIESIPYDRPNTSMKVFEMCEECRGEYENPLDRRFHAQPIACTKCGPHIELWSDSGETICSDEESIMITIEKIVAGKIIALKGLSGFHLIVDARNDEAVKRLREKKHREEKPFALMFKDLDSIEKYCEVSALEKRLLCSAEAPIVLLKKNQSVRFQNRNTDPSLNSALRIPHSALSNDIAPNNPYLGAMLPYTPLHHLLMCELNFPIVATSGNLSEEPMCTDELEALTRLRGIADYFLLHNRPIVRHTDDSIVRIIDGREMVLRRARGYAPLPIQVNSSDAKDVLAVGGHLKNSVALKVGNNVFVSQHIGDLSTNESYSTFQKVVQDFQNLYESKVSKLVCDLHPEYLSTKFAKEQNIKIEEVQHHFAHIASCRAENLIEGKALGVSWDGTGFGFDNTIWGGEFYSTDDSSYKHIGQFRKFRLPGGETAIKEPRRSALGLLYEIYKDEIFSGSNEFLNSGFTKVELKILREMLGKNFNCPQTSSAGRLFDAVSSLVGIAHRSHYEGQAAMMLEFNADPSIIDTYPIELKEEKIFIFDWRVLIEAILNDLNKEIVSEIISAKFHNSLAELIVQFAKQIGEEKIVLSGGCFQNAFLLERTIKKLRENNFKVYWHQRIPPNDGGISLGQIAALNYTRIY
- a CDS encoding HypC/HybG/HupF family hydrogenase formation chaperone, translating into MCLAVPGKIEIIHDGDEQLRMAKVNFGGVKKDISLAWVPEAKVGDYVLVHVGFALNVIDENEAQETLKILQEMNELEDLNAQDDIEKFNNQKK
- the hypD gene encoding hydrogenase formation protein HypD, which codes for MKYIDEYRNSHSAKVLTQKIKSSITKPWNIMEICGGQTHTILKYSIDELLPSEINLIHGPGCPVCVTPLEIIDKAIAIASEKNVIFTSFGDMLRVPGSRLDLLSVKANGGDVRMVYSPMDALKIAEQNPNKKVVFFSVGFETTSPANAMSVIEAHKRGLENYSILCSHVLVPPAIDALLSSSNTSIQGFLAAGHVCTVMGYKEYIPIAEKYKVPIVVTGFEPIDILQGVLGCVVQLEDEKCEVVNQYSRVVRIDGNIEAKKVIFEVFEITDRKWRGIGIIPQSGYKIKNKYADYDAEKIFDVAGIEVSESPLCIAGNILQGVKKPFECSAFGKECTPEHPLGAPMVSTEGACAAYFHYKKSTN
- the hypE gene encoding hydrogenase expression/formation protein HypE, which produces MDFNLSCPIPKSEYDKVLLAHGGGGTLSHHLLQKIFFSQFNNELLDVQHDGAMFTIGGNRFAFTTDSYVVNPIFFPGGNIGDLAVNGTVNDLSVCGAKPLFISAGFIIEEGFEIEQLWRVVLSMNEAAKRAGVKIVTGDTKVVDKGKGDKVFISTSGVGLIENGIDIFPKNCRVGDVILLNGKIADHGIAIMSARQGLEFETEVVSDSAPMNGLVDSILKVTKNVHVMRDPTRGGIASALNEIASAANVGIEIYEDKIPLSEQVKGACEILGFDPLYIANEGKVLIFVPESESKKVLEIMRQHEYGRESQIIGRVTQENPKTVLMKTLIGSKRIVDMISGEQLPRIC
- a CDS encoding sigma-54-dependent Fis family transcriptional regulator, with the translated sequence MKQVQSITLLTQNQKVKDILHKIQQVVDSDSSILLIGETGVGKELFAEYIHRTSSRGNNPFVKVGLNAIPSELLESELFGHERGAFTSASYEKKGLFELANGGSIFLDDIDDFPLHLQTKLLRVLESREIMRIGGVDTIPIDVRLITASKIDLKDHVNAGNFRADLFYRINVVPIYIPPLRERPEDIPLIFNHYLKHYAPYKELTLSNEALKHLIHYNWPGNIRELRNTAQRLSLFSLGEIKENDLPPEIRESNPVQLLIKACNHCFSSDGMTFQEIVACLEHNLISEALKQNDHNQSAAARKLGLSLSTLRDKIKKYSLS
- a CDS encoding hydrogenase small subunit; translated protein: MSDKPVTYWQQMQANGYSRRDFLKFCAWMSAFIGIEASGVGKVVKAMETKPRIPVVWFHFQECTCCSESFIRTAHPIVSDIVLDKISLDYTETLQAAAGHQAEEALHNTMKKYKGEYLMLVEGSVPVYDDGIYCCIGGRSAIDIIEEAAAGAKAVVAWGSCASNGCIQAASPNPTGAKPVSSVINGKPIINVPGCPPIGEVMAGTIVHLLTFDRIPQLDGLGRPKAFYSRRVHDTCYRRPNYDAGLFVDTFDDENAKRGYCLYKMGCRGPVTYNACGITRWNEGVSFPIQSGHGCIGCSEANFWDNGPFYNHLPSFPGFGIETTADKIGVAVGAVTAAGIAAHAVSTNIRKRKLIREGINNNMVAEEKGGES